The following is a genomic window from Marinococcus sp. PL1-022.
AAAGAGAAGGGTAACGATTTTAAACGTCCTTCGCGCTACGGCTACATTTACCAGATTGTTGTGAAGGATCAACATCAGGGCCAGGGCGTTGGGGCTTTTTTGATGAAGGAGGCGGAGTATGCTGCACGGGATTATGGAGCAGACAGGCTTGAGCTGGACTATTTGGCACAAAATTATATAGCAGAAGCGTTCTACAAAAAAATCGGATATGAACCAAGGCGGGTTACAGTGCATAAAGAGCTTTAAGAGGATGGGGGCTGGAGAGATGATTACGAGTCATACAAATATTATTATCGCCGGTACAAGCGTCGAAGGGCTTGTGCTGGCACGGGCTTTGGAGCGCTATGATGTAAACGTCCGGCTGCTTGAAGCCAAGAAGTCTCCTGCCCACGAACCGAAAGCACTGCTTTTATACGCACGGTCGCTTGAAGTGCTCGAAAGCGTTAAACTGGCAAAACCACTGCTGGAGGCAGGAATACCTTATAATTCGCTGGAGTTCAATTACGAAGGAAAACAGATTTTTACTCCTTCCTTCGATTTCTTGAAAAATGAATCTCCCTATCCATTTGTATTGTCGCTGGCTAACTGTGATGTGCAGCATATACTGCAGCGCTCGCTGGTGAAAACCTCTGTGGAATGGGGTACACGCATTACCCAGCTGAAGCAGAATGGTTTAAAAACAGAAGTGTTAATCGAAAAAAATAACATGGAAGAGCGGATCATTGCAGATTATGTCGTGGGGGCTGACGGGATTGACAGTGTGGTCCGGGAGCTTGCTTCTATTAAATGCAAAATGGAGGGCGGCTCGGAACTAATGATGGCGGATGTTAAAACAGAGAAGCGGCTGACAAATAATGTGCCGTCCATGATGTTTAATAAAAAAGGCATTATGTTTGCCGCAGACCTCCCGGGCCGCCAGACGAGGATTATGATGGTCGACCGGGATAAGCCAGGCGTCCGCCTTGAAAATACAGAAGCGTCCCTCCGGGGGCTCTACCAGAAAATCACGGGCCGCCCGTTGTTCATGCAGGCGACGGTGACGGTACAGTCAAAGCAGGCTGTGTTTCATCAGGCAAAAGAATTTCGGTCGGGGGACATCTTTTTAGTTGGTGAAGCAGCACATGCCCATCACCCGATGACAAGCCAGAGTGTAAACCTGGGCATCCAGGATAGCATCAATTTAAGCTGGAAGCTGGGCATGGTGTGTGCGAGGGCCTGTCCGGAAACACTGCTTAAATCATACGAGGCTGAGAGGCTTCCGGTCGCAAGAAAGGTTAACCGGACGACAGATTGGACGGTTCGAAGCCTGACTGTGCAAAAGCCTATTGCTGTGCAGGCGAGAAATCGCACGCTGAAAATGGTGGAAATGATTGAACAGCTTCCGGAGGCCTTCATCCGGAGACTGTCGCATTTGTCTGTGAGATACCGGGCATCGGCACCACCTTTGAAAGAGGAGCTAAGGCGCGAAGGGGTACTGCACCCGGGAGACCGGGTGCCTGACGCAGCATTAACAGATTTTGAAAATTGTAAGACCAGGTTGTATGAGCATTTGCAGGAAGGGAAATTTTTATTTTTGATACGCACAAGTGGCAGCCGGATTGATAAGGAGTACGCATTTATTAAGCGCTGGATCCGTAAGTCCGCTCCGTATTTTGGCAGCATGGTACAGCCGGCATTAGTGGCGCCGACACCGACAATGGGACAGCCTGATGACATTTTGTGCTGGAGTGAAAGACATTTAAGCAGAGAGTTCCGGCAGTTAATCAGGCCAGGGGAATCTATGCTCGTACGGCCGGATGGTTATTTGCTTTTTCATAGTGATGCTGCAGACTGGAGCAGCTGGAAGGAGGCAGTGGAGCTGTTTCTTACAGCAGGGGCTGAATGGAATCTGGAGGAGCGGGAAGCCCGGAAATGGTACCAAAACATCAAATTGATCAGCCGCAGATGGACAAAAGCTGATATTTAGTAAATAAGAAAATCTCCCTTAAAGCCGGTACTGTATCCAACAGGTGCCGGCTTTTTGAAACGCATGGACATATGTTACGTAAAAACGAAAGAAAACATTGACATCTGCATTCCAAAAATAGGAAAATGTACGAGTTGAACGTCTAATAAGTAAGGAGAGGAAACCATGTCATCGATTTTAGAAGTGAATGATGTACATAAGCGTATTCGCGGTAAAGAAATCATTCAGGATCTGAATTTCTCTGTCGAACCGGGAGAGGTTTTTGGCTTTCTTGGACCGAACGGTGCGGGAAAAACGACGACGATCCGTATGATGGTCGGACTCGCCCCTATTTCGTCCGGAGATATTCTTATCGACGGATACAGCATCCAGAAATCGTATGCGAGGGCGATTAAACAGGTCGGAGCCATTGTGGAAAATCCGGAAATGTACAACCATTTAACGGCAGAAAAGAACCTGATCCACTTTGCCCGGATGAACGGGAAGGTAGATCAGGATCGCATTGACGAGCTGCTCGACCTCGTGAAGCTTGGGCACGTGAAAAAGAAAAAGGTGCGCACCTTTTCTTTAGGAATGAAGCAGCGCCTCGGTATTGCCCAGGCGCTTTTGCACCGGCCGAAGCTGTTGATTTTAGACGAGCCGACCAACGGCCTGGATCCGGAAGGTATCCGGATGGTACGGGCTTACCTGCGCCGGTTGGCCGAGGAGGAAGGGCTGGCGGTGCTTGTTTCGAGCCATTTGCTTTCAGAAATGGAGCTGATGTGTGATCGTTTTGCGATTATCCAGGACGGTAAACTGATCAGCATTGAAGATCAGCGCATCTCAGAAGGAGAAGGACGCCCGGCGCCGTACCAGATTGATGTAGGTCCGCAGAAGCTGGAGGCTGCGATGCGGATGGTGAAAGAAGCCTATCCGGATCTGCAAATAGAAGAAGCAGACCAGCGGTTGACGATATACATAGAAAAAGAGAACGTCCCTGCCCTTCTGCGCTATGTCATGGAAGCCGGATTTGATATCTATGAAGCAAAAGAAGATAAACAAACGCTTGAAGACCGGTTTCTTCAAGCAACGTCGAAGGAGGGGTCCCCATGATCCGCCTGATTCAAAACGAATGGATGAAGCTGTTCTGGCGTATCAGTACATGGATAATGACAGCGATTCTGCTCCTCGGGGTGGTGGGTGTTCTTATTTATTCCATCACCAATCAGCCTTCAGCGGAGGAACTGCCGTCGGAAGCGCAGTGGAAAGCAGAGACTCAGCAGCAGATTGAACAAGATCAACAGGCGATCGAGGACAGCGGGGGCGCTACCGCGGAGTATTACGAACAGGAGATTGCGATAAATGAATACCGCATCCAGAACGATCTGCCCCCGCAGGGCGCGACTGGAGAAAGCGTCTGGTCATTCATGAGCACGAATGCAGGGCTCCTCGATCTGCTGAGTATTTTTGTCATTATCGTAGCGGCGACGATTATTTCCTCTGAATTTAAAACCGGCACCATTAAGCTGCTGCTGGTCCGCCCGCCGTCCCGGATCAAAATACTGATGTCCAAGTACCTTACGGTCATCCTTTATGCTGTTGCAATGCTCGCTCTGCTTTTCGGGGCATCGTTTATTCTGGGAGCTCTTTTCTTTGGATTCGGTGAGCCTTCCACACAGTTAATCTATACGGACGGAGAGGTCGAACAACGGCCGCAGGTGCTCGCGCTTGCGATCGATTATCTGACCGGATCGGTGAATTTTGTCATGCTTGCGACACTGGCCTTTGCCATTTCAGCCATTTTCCGGAGTGAAGCGATGGCGATTGCCATCAGTGTTCTGTTATACGTAGTGGGCGCTGGTGTAACAAGTACTCTGGCTCTTGCCTACGACTGGCCGAAGTACCTTCTGTTTGCAAACACGAATCTGAATCAATACTTTACAAGCGGAGGGCCGCCGGTGGAAAGTATGACGCTTAGTTTTTCCGTTGTCGTGCTGATTGTGTACTGGCTGATTTTTATGGGTTTTGCCATATGGATGTTCAAAAAGAGAGAAATCAGCGTAACTGGTTAAGGAAAGTTGTTTGAATCCAGGTGTAGATAGGGAACAAAATAATTGAGAGTAATTGAAGAGGAGTGTGCGCCTATGGTGAAACGTACGGCAGAAAAAGTACTTGGAATTATTGCTGCTGTTTTAAGCGGTATTGGTATCGTTTTAGGAATTGTTCTGACGTTTGTAGATGCTTCGACGTTCGAGCAAATAAATCAAACCGTCCAGCAGCAGGGTGGAGAAACGATAAATACTCAGGAGGCGGCTGCTCAGGCCTCTGCTTATGGCATCAGTCTGATTATCTTTTCAGCGATTGCCACGATTCTTGCAGTAGTAGGCGTCTTTATGCTGAAGCGTAATAAACGCTCTGTCGCTTCCGGCATTTTGTTTTTTGCGGCCGCGGTCGCTGGCTTTATAGCAATCAACATTCTTGCCATTGTCCATTTGATTCTGCTCGTGGTGGCAGGCATTATGGCTCTTGTCCGCAAGCCGGACACGCCAGCCGATAATTCCGCAGATGTTCAGGAATATCCGGAATAACAGAAACGGGGGGCTCCGAGAAATTCGGAGCTCTTTTTTATGAGGAGGATGAAATGAGGGTACTGGTGATTGCGGACACCCATATGCCAAAAAAAGCAAAAGAGTGGCCGGAGGAGCTTTATAAAGCATTTGCAGAAGCTGATTATATCATTCATGCCGGAGACTGGCAGAGCCTAGACGTGTGGCAAGACCTGAAAAGATATGCCCCGCTTACCGGTGTATATGGAAATGTGGATGGGGACGACATAAAAGCTGCCGTGAACGAGAAAGAGGAAATCGTTCTCGAAGGGTGGCGTATCGGTATTGTGCACGGTCACGGAGAGAAAGGGACGACTGAAAAAAGGGCCGGAGAAGCATTTTTCTCCGGCCAGAAGGATATTATCATTTTCGGGCATTCTCATATTCCCTACCTGCGGTATGCGGGGAAAACGTTGATGTTTAACCCGGGTTCGCCGACGGATAAGCGAAAGGCGGCGATGTTTTCCTATGGGCTGCTCGACCTCAGTCATGACCATTTTGAAGCCCGGCATGTGTTTTTTCCCCGAAAAAGCTAAACGAAATACTGAAGGTCCGAAGCGTTGGTCGGATATGCAAACATTGTCCTGGATAAGGAGCTCGCCGGGATCTCGTGCTGAATCACGAGCGTCATGTAGTTAATGAACGAGGCTGCATCACTGTTTAACGCGTGAGCGCCGACAACGGTGTCTTTCTCCTTATCGATAATTAATTTTACAAAGGCCGTGGTTTCGTTTTTGTGCTTGTACGTAAACCACGAGCTTACATCTTCGGTAACCACAGAAAGTCCTCGGGCAGAAGCCGCATCACCTGTCAGGCCTACCGCTGTTAACCCGGGTACGGTGAATGCTGCAGAAGCGATTGGCCCGTAGTGAACGGGAGTGCTGTTGTTTTCAAGCAGGTTGGCGGACACGTAACCTGCCTCAAATCCGGCTAACGGAGTTAATGGGCTGCCGGCTGTATCTGCGCAGTCGCCAGCGGCATAAATATTTTCATTGGTGGTGTTTTGCAGATAGTCATTTACAGTAATGCCCCGTTTTTTATCATAGGCAGCTTCAGCCTTTTCCAGGTCCAGCGTTTGTACATTCGGTGTACGGCCGCTGCCGTGAACGACAATATCGCCGTAAAAGAAGTCTTCTGTTTTTGTATAAACCTGGTAGCCTTGTCCTTCCGGACGTATTTCAGCTGCTTCAGTATGCAGGTGTACATGTACACCGATCGATTCAGAGTAATCAATGAGCTGCTGGACAAGCTCAGTATCAAATCCTTTCAATGCATGGTCTCCGCGCTGTAGAATATGAACATCGGCTCCAGCCCGTTTAGCGAGGTGGGCAAACTCAAAGGAAATGTAGCCCCCGCCGATAAAAACAATGCTTGATGGCAGCTGATCAAGTTCAAGAAAATCATCGCTGCTGAGCATATGTTCAGCTCCTTCAATTGGAAGACTGGCAGGGCTTGCGCCGGTGGCGAGTACGAATTTTTTACTCTTAATGGGGTGTCCATCCACTTCTATAGTTTCACGGTCGGTAAAACGGGCACGTCCGTGCAGGGTGTCGATGCCGCTGTCTTTTAAGCTTTGTTCGATAGAGTCCGGGACCCCTTCGACAAAGGTGCGTTTGAAGTTCATTAAATTCTCCCACCGGATGGATAAACTGCCTTCAAGACCAAGGCCCTTCAGGCGCTGGGCCTGCTCGAGTACTTCTGAAGCATGGATGAGCACCTTCTTCGGATCGCATCCGCGCAGGGCGCAGGTGCCGCCGTAAGGACGTTCATCCACTATTGCCGTGTTCCATCCGGCCTCGTTTAAGTTTCCGGCGGCGGTCATCCCCGCTGAACCGCTTCCGATTACGATCACATCATACATAATATTTACCTCCTTTAATCTCTTCGTTCCTATTCCTTTTGCTGGAAGAAATGAAACGAAGCTCGAAATGGAAAACTATTACTTGAAAGAAGGAACAGCACATGCAGTATGAAACAGGTGAATTCCACTCAGAACGACTGACGACCGGGCTTTTGTTCTGGTCAGGGCTGATTGTTATGTCGAGCTTGTACATGACGATACCGCTCATACCAACTTTTTCGGAAGCTTTTCATATTTCTGCCGGAGAAGCCGCCTGGGCGGGGAGTATTTTTTCAATCTTTTTTGCAGCCGGCTGCCTGCTGTATGGCCCTTTATCGGAACGGGTGGGGAGAAAACGCACGATTGTAGCGGGTTTGTTGGTGCTTGCTGCCGTCACTCTTCTGCTCGGGATGGCGTCGACCTTTTCTGCTCTGCTGATCGGCCGCGCTCTTCAGGGGCTTGCGGCGGCATCATTTTCACCGGTAGCGCTTGCCTACATTGGCGATATGTTTACACCAGCTAAGAGAGGCTCGGTTATCGGGTTTATCAGCGCCGGATTTTTAATCGCGGGGATTTTCGGCCAGACGTGGAGCAGTGCCGCCGTGCAGGCAGCCAACTGGCACTGGGCCTTTTTGCTGCTTGGAATCATTTATGTGCTCACCTTTGTTTTAATGTGGCGCCTGCTTCCTGTGGATCCATCGAAAGGAAAAACGGGCGGTAAGCCTTCGTTTGTCTCCCAGCTGCAGACAGTGGCCAGAAATAAAAGCCTGATGCTTTGTTTTATCGTTACTCTTTCAGTGCTGATGGTTTTTGTGGGGATGTATTCTTCGCTTGGACAGTATCTGCAGGGAGCATTTCAGCTAAGCCAGGGCGACATTTTATACGTTCGCGCTGCGGGCCTCCTCGGCATTAGTGTTGCTTTTTTTACGGGAAAATGGAGCCGGCGTGTCGGCAGTCCGTTTATCCTTCGTCTCGGTCTCGGTATTGGAGCGCTCTCACTTTTGCTGATGCTCGTTACGGACAGCCTATGGCTGCTGGTGGCATGGAGCGTGCTGTTTACAGCTGGAGCTGGTTTAATCGTTCCTGCGATTATTGCGCTCATCAATCAGGTGGGAGCTGAAGTGAGAGGCGTTGCAACGTCGCTGTACACATTTATTTTATTTATCGGAGCCAGTATCGGTCCGGTGCTCAGTACCGCAGTGAGCCAGGCTGTGTCTGTCGAATGGGCCTTCGGCGTTCTCGCTTTGATTTACGCCGCCAGTTTTGTCACAGCTTTAGGAATACGTGTGCCAAAGCAGTAAAGAAGTCGTTGAACGGCTTCTTTACTGCTTTGTGTGAATTTATTTAACATATTTTTTCTTCTGTATAGGTTTTATCGGGAAAAAATGCTGGAAAAGCAAAAATAAGAGGAATTAATGAAAGAAAATATAACAAAGTAATTTCTATAATGTCAT
Proteins encoded in this region:
- a CDS encoding DUF4064 domain-containing protein: MVKRTAEKVLGIIAAVLSGIGIVLGIVLTFVDASTFEQINQTVQQQGGETINTQEAAAQASAYGISLIIFSAIATILAVVGVFMLKRNKRSVASGILFFAAAVAGFIAINILAIVHLILLVVAGIMALVRKPDTPADNSADVQEYPE
- a CDS encoding NAD(P)/FAD-dependent oxidoreductase, with amino-acid sequence MYDVIVIGSGSAGMTAAGNLNEAGWNTAIVDERPYGGTCALRGCDPKKVLIHASEVLEQAQRLKGLGLEGSLSIRWENLMNFKRTFVEGVPDSIEQSLKDSGIDTLHGRARFTDRETIEVDGHPIKSKKFVLATGASPASLPIEGAEHMLSSDDFLELDQLPSSIVFIGGGYISFEFAHLAKRAGADVHILQRGDHALKGFDTELVQQLIDYSESIGVHVHLHTEAAEIRPEGQGYQVYTKTEDFFYGDIVVHGSGRTPNVQTLDLEKAEAAYDKKRGITVNDYLQNTTNENIYAAGDCADTAGSPLTPLAGFEAGYVSANLLENNSTPVHYGPIASAAFTVPGLTAVGLTGDAASARGLSVVTEDVSSWFTYKHKNETTAFVKLIIDKEKDTVVGAHALNSDAASFINYMTLVIQHEIPASSLSRTMFAYPTNASDLQYFV
- a CDS encoding GNAT family N-acetyltransferase, with protein sequence MYIKRTEDPVLLSRLNQSLHEWHVNLHPELFFPYDQPSAQSYFEQKLSDDSHMFFIAVEDEEPLGYVWLELRKEKGNDFKRPSRYGYIYQIVVKDQHQGQGVGAFLMKEAEYAARDYGADRLELDYLAQNYIAEAFYKKIGYEPRRVTVHKEL
- a CDS encoding ABC transporter permease, which translates into the protein MIRLIQNEWMKLFWRISTWIMTAILLLGVVGVLIYSITNQPSAEELPSEAQWKAETQQQIEQDQQAIEDSGGATAEYYEQEIAINEYRIQNDLPPQGATGESVWSFMSTNAGLLDLLSIFVIIVAATIISSEFKTGTIKLLLVRPPSRIKILMSKYLTVILYAVAMLALLFGASFILGALFFGFGEPSTQLIYTDGEVEQRPQVLALAIDYLTGSVNFVMLATLAFAISAIFRSEAMAIAISVLLYVVGAGVTSTLALAYDWPKYLLFANTNLNQYFTSGGPPVESMTLSFSVVVLIVYWLIFMGFAIWMFKKREISVTG
- a CDS encoding ABC transporter ATP-binding protein, yielding MSSILEVNDVHKRIRGKEIIQDLNFSVEPGEVFGFLGPNGAGKTTTIRMMVGLAPISSGDILIDGYSIQKSYARAIKQVGAIVENPEMYNHLTAEKNLIHFARMNGKVDQDRIDELLDLVKLGHVKKKKVRTFSLGMKQRLGIAQALLHRPKLLILDEPTNGLDPEGIRMVRAYLRRLAEEEGLAVLVSSHLLSEMELMCDRFAIIQDGKLISIEDQRISEGEGRPAPYQIDVGPQKLEAAMRMVKEAYPDLQIEEADQRLTIYIEKENVPALLRYVMEAGFDIYEAKEDKQTLEDRFLQATSKEGSP
- a CDS encoding FAD-dependent oxidoreductase, with the protein product MITSHTNIIIAGTSVEGLVLARALERYDVNVRLLEAKKSPAHEPKALLLYARSLEVLESVKLAKPLLEAGIPYNSLEFNYEGKQIFTPSFDFLKNESPYPFVLSLANCDVQHILQRSLVKTSVEWGTRITQLKQNGLKTEVLIEKNNMEERIIADYVVGADGIDSVVRELASIKCKMEGGSELMMADVKTEKRLTNNVPSMMFNKKGIMFAADLPGRQTRIMMVDRDKPGVRLENTEASLRGLYQKITGRPLFMQATVTVQSKQAVFHQAKEFRSGDIFLVGEAAHAHHPMTSQSVNLGIQDSINLSWKLGMVCARACPETLLKSYEAERLPVARKVNRTTDWTVRSLTVQKPIAVQARNRTLKMVEMIEQLPEAFIRRLSHLSVRYRASAPPLKEELRREGVLHPGDRVPDAALTDFENCKTRLYEHLQEGKFLFLIRTSGSRIDKEYAFIKRWIRKSAPYFGSMVQPALVAPTPTMGQPDDILCWSERHLSREFRQLIRPGESMLVRPDGYLLFHSDAADWSSWKEAVELFLTAGAEWNLEEREARKWYQNIKLISRRWTKADI
- a CDS encoding metallophosphoesterase family protein, producing MRVLVIADTHMPKKAKEWPEELYKAFAEADYIIHAGDWQSLDVWQDLKRYAPLTGVYGNVDGDDIKAAVNEKEEIVLEGWRIGIVHGHGEKGTTEKRAGEAFFSGQKDIIIFGHSHIPYLRYAGKTLMFNPGSPTDKRKAAMFSYGLLDLSHDHFEARHVFFPRKS
- a CDS encoding MFS transporter, producing the protein MQYETGEFHSERLTTGLLFWSGLIVMSSLYMTIPLIPTFSEAFHISAGEAAWAGSIFSIFFAAGCLLYGPLSERVGRKRTIVAGLLVLAAVTLLLGMASTFSALLIGRALQGLAAASFSPVALAYIGDMFTPAKRGSVIGFISAGFLIAGIFGQTWSSAAVQAANWHWAFLLLGIIYVLTFVLMWRLLPVDPSKGKTGGKPSFVSQLQTVARNKSLMLCFIVTLSVLMVFVGMYSSLGQYLQGAFQLSQGDILYVRAAGLLGISVAFFTGKWSRRVGSPFILRLGLGIGALSLLLMLVTDSLWLLVAWSVLFTAGAGLIVPAIIALINQVGAEVRGVATSLYTFILFIGASIGPVLSTAVSQAVSVEWAFGVLALIYAASFVTALGIRVPKQ